In the Nitrospirales bacterium LBB_01 genome, one interval contains:
- a CDS encoding nucleotide sugar dehydrogenase, which translates to MELIEKIKAREARVGIIGLGYVGLPLVIEFCRAGFKVTGFDVDPNKVALLKAGKSYIKHIPEQTISQIFPNFSPSTDFSLLNQMDCILICVPTPLNKYREPDLTYVFKTSEAIGKELRRGQLIVLESTTYPGTTDEDMRVILEKSGLKAGEDFYLAYSPEREDPNNETHSTSTIPKVVGGFTSRCLKVTQALYDTIVVSTVPVSSTKVAEASKLLENIYRAVNIALVNELKMLFDRMGIDIWEVIESAKTKPFGFQPFYPGPGLGGHCIPIDPFYLTWKAREYDVTTKFIELAGEINTQMPYYVLQKTIEALGQHGITMQGAQILILGMAYKKNVDDLRESPSLKLMELFESKGAQVSYNDPYIPKVGKTRKYKIEKESVPLTAETLGSFDCVVIATDHSSYDAKQIVEHSKLIVDTRNLIKNDINVKGNVVRA; encoded by the coding sequence ATGGAATTAATTGAAAAGATAAAGGCAAGAGAGGCCAGAGTTGGAATTATTGGCCTTGGATACGTGGGACTGCCGCTTGTGATAGAGTTTTGCAGGGCTGGTTTTAAGGTAACCGGTTTTGATGTTGATCCAAATAAGGTAGCGCTCCTTAAAGCAGGGAAAAGCTACATAAAGCACATTCCTGAGCAGACGATTTCTCAAATATTTCCTAATTTTTCACCGAGTACGGATTTTTCGCTTCTTAATCAGATGGACTGCATTTTAATCTGCGTGCCGACACCGCTTAATAAATACAGGGAGCCGGATTTGACATACGTTTTTAAGACATCTGAGGCAATTGGCAAAGAGCTAAGAAGGGGGCAGTTGATAGTGCTTGAATCAACCACATATCCAGGCACCACTGATGAGGATATGAGAGTGATACTGGAAAAATCTGGATTAAAAGCTGGCGAGGATTTTTATTTAGCGTACTCACCGGAGCGAGAAGACCCCAACAATGAGACCCACTCTACATCTACGATTCCAAAGGTGGTTGGCGGGTTTACAAGCCGTTGTTTAAAAGTAACTCAGGCGCTTTATGACACGATAGTGGTCAGCACTGTGCCGGTCTCTTCAACTAAAGTTGCTGAGGCCTCCAAGCTTCTTGAAAACATCTACAGAGCGGTAAACATAGCGCTTGTAAATGAGCTTAAGATGTTGTTTGACCGCATGGGTATAGACATCTGGGAGGTTATTGAATCTGCCAAGACAAAACCGTTTGGATTTCAGCCGTTTTATCCCGGGCCAGGACTTGGCGGGCACTGTATCCCTATTGATCCGTTTTATCTGACATGGAAAGCGCGAGAGTATGATGTTACAACGAAATTCATAGAGCTGGCAGGTGAGATAAACACTCAGATGCCCTACTACGTGCTGCAAAAAACAATTGAGGCGCTTGGACAACACGGTATAACTATGCAAGGAGCGCAAATTCTCATTCTTGGCATGGCATACAAGAAAAATGTGGATGATCTCAGGGAGTCGCCCTCGTTAAAACTGATGGAATTGTTTGAATCAAAAGGAGCACAGGTCAGCTACAACGACCCATACATTCCAAAGGTGGGCAAGACAAGAAAGTACAAGATTGAAAAGGAATCGGTGCCATTAACTGCTGAAACACTCGGCAGTTTTGATTGTGTGGTGATTGCTACCGATCACAGCTCATATGACGCAAAGCAAATCGTCGAGCACTCTAAACTCATCGTTGACACAAGAAATTTGATAAAGAATGATATAAACGTCAAAGGAAATGTGGTTCGGGCGTAA